Within the Pirellulales bacterium genome, the region AGCGTTGGTCGATTGGCCGATGCCGCTGGGGCTGCCGCCATTGGCCATGGTGGTGACGCTGAGAATGCCCCCGGAAATCGTCGTGCTGCCGGTGTATGTGTTGAGATCGCTGAGTGTCAATTGTGCGGCGGCCGATTTTCCCGCGAAGACGATGCTTCCCGTGCCGGTGATGGTCGAGGTGCTGCCGGGCTGGAACGCTCCGTCGCTGGAATTGCTACCGTAATCAGCATTGCCCGAGGTGCTGGTTTCATTGATCGTCAGTACGGTCGGCACGACCGAGTTGCCGACCGTGGTGTTGTTGAGTTGGATGATTTGCGTAACGGGCAGCGAACCGCCGCCGTACGTGCTCGTGAGATTGCCGATCTGCTGGCTAGAATTGAGCACCAGGGTGGTATCGTGAGTGGTCGTTTGCCCCATCGTCAAACTTCCGGTGCCGATCGACGAGAGGTATCCGACATTCAACTCGCCCCCTTTCAATGTCGTGCCGCCGGTGAGGTTATTCGAAGTACTGTTGAAGTTGACAATCGAGTCGAGGACCCCGAGATCCGAACCACTTTCTTGGGCTTGAAGGTCGAGATTCGCGGAGCCGATGAGCGGACCGCTGAACGTCAGAATCGTGTTTTGCGTCGAACTGCCGTCCTGCAAAACGATCTCCACGTGGCCGGCCAACTCAGGATTCGGCGAACTTGCCAACGCGACGGTGACGCTCGAATTGAACGTAACGACCGATTTGCCGGCAATGTTCAGCACACCCTGCGCCGTGCCGGTCGTGTTGTCCGGCCCGCTGCCGTACAACGTAATGGTTTGCGTGCCCGAGGAAGGCCCGTACGTGCCCGTGGCGGGGGTTATCTGCAACTGGCTGCCTGGGTTGACGGTGATATTGCCGGTCGTTATCGCCAACTGGGCATTGGAAACCTTTTGAACGGCAACGACCACGATTTGCCCATTCGTGTCGTTCGGATCGCCGATCGTCCAACTGCCGGTCATCGTCGGCGAGCTACCACCGACGACGCCGTTGAACTGCACGCCCGTGCCGGGAAGAACGTTCTGAGCGTTGTTTCCTTGGCCGAGGAACGTGAGCGAATCGCCGTTGTCGGTGACGGCGCCGAAAGTGAGCCCAGTGGAGTAGCCGCTGGTTCCGCCGCCGGCGACGGTTTGAAGCGTCACTCCACCGGGAGCGGTGGCGAATGTCGTGTTGCCCAAGGTAACCGTGGACGAGCCCGCCAGAGCCGTGCCGCTGCCGGCAATGGTAATCGTCGCGGAGTCGTTGACGGGATTGACCATGGTGATGCTGTTGAGCGTCGGATCGAGCGGGCCGGCGCCCGAGAGACCGCCGGTATTGAAAAGCGAGAGCGTTACACTACCGTTGAGCGTCAATTTCGGTGGCGTAATGCTGGCGGTTGAAACCGTGCCGGCGGCGATCGTCAGGTTCGTGTTGTTGCCCATCGAGATCGAGTTGCCGCCCAAAAACCCGCTGGGGTTGGAATTCGGGTCGGATTCATCCCCGACGAGCAACTCTCCCGAATTGATCGCCAAGGCGCCTGAGCCGGTCCAACCGTTGCTCTTGATCTGCAGGGTGCCGGCGCCATTCATGGCTAAGGTCGAAGATGGCTGGAGATTGGCGCCTGCGGTGAAGATATTTGTGCTGCCCGCGCCGCCGTCGATGATCGTTCCGCCGTTGGCGGTCACGTTGACATAGCCGCCGATCGTGATGCCGTTCGAGGCGGTGGTTTGCAGCGTTCCGCCATCGAAGGTGATGCCGGCGCTACTGCCTCCGAAATTGCTATTGCCGGCGATGGCCAGCGTCATTGCCTTGCCGATCGTGGTGCCGCCTGTGTACGAATTCATCCCGTTGAGCATGATCGTTTGCGGCACCGAGGGGCTGCTGCTGTTCTGGATGCTCACGGAGCCGCTACCGCTGATGGTTCCGTTGTACGACCCGCCGCTGATACTGTTTTGATCGAAAATCAGGGTGCCGTAGTTGGCGATCGAGGCGGCATTCACGCTGGTGCTTCCGCCGCGGATGGTGCCGGCGTAAACGGTTAGCTGGCTGGATGCGCCAAACGTGTTGTTGCCGCCCGACAAGATGAGCGTGCCGGCGCCGTATTTATCGAGCGGTGAGACGATCCCCGCGCCAATTGTCGCCGTGCTTGTGGCGCTCGTGACCTGGACTCGGAGGAAGGAGTCGGCGGCCGCGTCGCTCAGGGTGTAGTTGTTTGCGCCGCCGGAAATCGTGTAACCGGTAGCGTCGAACTGCAATAGGGGCGTCGACGTGTTGGCGCCCAACGTGACGGTGCCGCCGGTGGTGCCACCGGCAGTGCCGCCGGCGAATTCGGCGATGTCGGCGGAATTCCAATTCTGGCCGCTCCAACTCGTGTCGCCCGAGGCGCCGGCGGCCTGCCATGTTCCCGCGCCGCCAACCCAGGTTAGGGAATTTGGTTGGGAGCTTGGCGTGTAATTCAAGAGAAGATTGTTTCCGGATGCAGTGACATTGAACGTGCCGAACAGATTTGCACCCGTGAACGCATTGAAAAGGCTTGACAATGACCGACCAAGCGGGAGCAAGGGGGTGTTCGGCGCAGTGGTCGCGGATACGAGTTGAAAGGATTGCGGCGAGACGCCGTTGAAATTCGGGTCCAAAATCGACACATCGATGTTGATCGGCGTCGTGGTGGCGCTCGAGTCGACGCTAACCGCGCCGGCGGCAGCGATCGTGTCGTAACCGCTGCCGGCGGTTCCAGCGGCGTTCGTGACTTTCCAATCGATCGAGCTGCCGCCATCGAGCGTCAGGCTCCCGACGCGCAGCGTTCCGGCGGTGCCGCTGATGCCCGGCGCGATTGTGCCGGAGGCATTGACGCCGACCGAGTTGGAGAGCGTCAGATTGCCGGCGAGCGTGCCGCCGGAATTGACCATGACCGGGCCGCCGATGGTGCCGGCGCCGTTCAGCATGCCGCCGGTGATCGTTACCGCGCTGCCGGCGGCAAGCGAACCGGTCGAAGCGATGGCCAACGTGCCGCTATTGACGGTGGTCGGACCGGTGTAGGTGTTGATGCCGGCAAGCGTTTGCGTGCCCGCCCCCGCCTTCGTGAGCCCGAGCTGATCGCCCGGCCCATCTTGCAAAACGCCGTAGAAGGTCGTGTTCGGGGCCGTGATCGCGTTGAGCGTGGTGCTGCTGCCGATCGTGAGGATCGTGGCGCCGCCGGTCAACTGGTTCGCTTGGCTCGTGGTCACGATTCCTGCGCTGCCGACGCTGGCCAGCGAGTTGATCGTGTTGCTAAAGCCGCCCAAATCCAAATTGGCTTCGACGATGAAGTTCGAATTCGGACTGAGAGCGGTGAAAGAGCCGGCTTCGAGCGTGCTCGTCTGGTCGACGTTCGTGTCGCCGGTGTAGGTACACGATGCGCCGTTCAGCGGGCTGCCGAGAATCGTCGTTCCCGGGCCGGTGCGAGTCAGGCCCAGGCGATTGGTCGCCGAAGGATAGGGTGACGTGAGACCCGTGTTCGTGATGCCGATCGGGCCGATGTACGTATCCACCGTCGAGCCGGTGATCGTCAGGATCGGGGTCGTGCCCGGCTTGCTGTTGGTGATGCCGTTGATCACCGCGGTTGGGTCGAGATTGGATTGGAGGGAGGTGATCGTTTGGCTGAAGCCGTTGAGATCCACCGCACCGATCGAATTCGTTTGCAATTGCCCACCGACGGAATTGCCGAACACCAGCGTGGTGGTGGCGGGCAAAGCGTTCGCGACGCCCATCTCAAGAATGCCTGCCGTCGAGCTATTGACGATCGTCTCCCCGGAGTAGGTCATGTGGTTGCTGAACTCGGTGATGCCCGCGCCGCCGGAGCCGGGAGCAAGATCGTTTCCGATCAGGATGCTGCCGACGCCGGTTCCAGTGCCGTTGGACAATGGGTCGGAAATCACGCCGGTATAGATGATCGAAGTGATTCCCGACGTGGCCTTGGTCCCGCCGATGGCGGTTTCGAAAATGCCGCCGTTCAGGGTTCCACCCGTCAGATTGCCGTGGTTCAGCATCATGTTGTTGGCAATTGTCAGCGTGAAAGCCGGCTGGCTTCCTTGGTCGGTGATGATGGCGCCGTTGGCATCGACGTAGATCGGCCCGGCCCCGGCCCCGGTGCCACTCGCGCCGGCGGTGTTTAAATTCAATCGCGTCGTTCCAGTCGCCGTCAGGCTGGTGGAATTGAACGTGGCGGACGCGGCACTTTCGATTTCGATTCCACCGGGGAACTCATTCGAGGAACTCGAACCGCTTGTCACGTTTGGCACGCTGAACGACAGGGCCGATTGGGTGCCCAATCCGTCGTTATTCATGAATACGAGCGGCGAGCCGGTCGGCCCGATCACGGTCGAGGTGATGATGCTGATATCCTTGTACGACGAATTGGGCGACTCGCCGGTGCTGATCATGGCGTTGCCGCTGCCCTCGGGCGCGGTAAATGTGATCGTCGAACCGGCGGCCGCGGGGCTCACCGTCGTCGTATTGGCCGCGCCGGAAGTGAATGTCAGCGTGCTCAGCGCCGTAGACGGAAGCGCAATCCCGAACGCGGGACTCTTATTCGCGTTGTCGACGATATCCAGGCTTCCGGAATCGATCGTCAGCGCGCCGGTCAGATTCAATTGCATGGCCACCGATGAGGCGGTGCCGCCGGATAAATTCTTGATCACGAGCGGAACCGTAGCCGAGGTGGACGACAGGTTGGCGCTAATCGTGCTCGTGATTGAGGTGTTGACCGTCCCTCCGCCAAGATTGATTTCCGGCGCCGAGCCGCCGAGGTCGATTTGATCGCTGCTTGGAGCGGCAATGGTATAGCCGGTTGAATCGAAATCGATGCCGCCCGGATCGACAACCGACGAGCCCAACGTGACGGCGCCGGCGGCGCCGCCATTAAAAATCGCGACGTTGTTGTCGCTGCCATCGGACCAATCCACGAGCGGAGTGGAATTCGAGTTCGGTGAGTTCCAATCCGCAATGCTGCCGCTGGGACCGCCATCCCACCATGTGCCCGCGGCATTATTCCAGTAATAGTTCGATTGCGCCGAAGCCGTCTTCCCCACGATGCCAAAGCAGCCAACAGTAATGATCAACAACAACAATCCGCTGCCGGTTCTTCGCCAAACTGCCATCATGAGCAAACTCCGGGGTCAACGGTTCAATTCAAAAACGGCCGATCCTTGCCGATCACGGACGAGCGCATCCCTTGGCGCTTCCTCTCGATGCCTAGCACGGCGATTCGCTCTGCTGCCAAATCTTTGTCGCCGCTCGTTGTAGACCATGACAGTTAGCGTTTCATAAGCGGCTGACGAAACGATCGCGAGGTTTCCGTTAGGATTCGATTGCATCGGGCGCTTTTATCTGTCGAACGGGCCGGGTGCCGCGCCCACTGCCTTGCGCCCGCCATCGAGCCCTGAAGGGCCCGATCCACAATTCGGGGCGCCTGATGAATGGCCCGATCAGGGCCGACGCGTCGTGCGGGCGGTTGACCAAGGCCTCCGCCGCTTGCGCGGCTTCGGCCTGGGCTGGCAGAATCGGCCTTTCAGGCCGAGGCGAGGCCGGAATGATCAGGAGCCCGCAGCGCTAGCCAGGGGAGTATTGTCCAGATTCCCCGACTAGCCCGGAGCATTCATGGCGCCAGGAATTCGCCACAAGCTGCGAAATCGTAGCCCGAAGCGTTAGCGAGGATAGGTCTCGGTGCCCCCCTCGCTTACGCTTCGGGCTAGTGTGGCGGCATGAATAATCCGGGCTAGCGCTGCGGGCTCCTGCTGCGAACAGCGGGTTGCCATACTGGCTGCGTTGCGCCGCGCCGTGGGCGTGAAGCCCGAGAAAGCCGCCCGAGAAGGCGGCT harbors:
- a CDS encoding autotransporter-associated beta strand repeat-containing protein; amino-acid sequence: MMAVWRRTGSGLLLLIITVGCFGIVGKTASAQSNYYWNNAAGTWWDGGPSGSIADWNSPNSNSTPLVDWSDGSDNNVAIFNGGAAGAVTLGSSVVDPGGIDFDSTGYTIAAPSSDQIDLGGSAPEINLGGGTVNTSITSTISANLSSTSATVPLVIKNLSGGTASSVAMQLNLTGALTIDSGSLDIVDNANKSPAFGIALPSTALSTLTFTSGAANTTTVSPAAAGSTITFTAPEGSGNAMISTGESPNSSYKDISIITSTVIGPTGSPLVFMNNDGLGTQSALSFSVPNVTSGSSSSNEFPGGIEIESAASATFNSTSLTATGTTRLNLNTAGASGTGAGAGPIYVDANGAIITDQGSQPAFTLTIANNMMLNHGNLTGGTLNGGIFETAIGGTKATSGITSIIYTGVISDPLSNGTGTGVGSILIGNDLAPGSGGAGITEFSNHMTYSGETIVNSSTAGILEMGVANALPATTTLVFGNSVGGQLQTNSIGAVDLNGFSQTITSLQSNLDPTAVINGITNSKPGTTPILTITGSTVDTYIGPIGITNTGLTSPYPSATNRLGLTRTGPGTTILGSPLNGASCTYTGDTNVDQTSTLEAGSFTALSPNSNFIVEANLDLGGFSNTINSLASVGSAGIVTTSQANQLTGGATILTIGSSTTLNAITAPNTTFYGVLQDGPGDQLGLTKAGAGTQTLAGINTYTGPTTVNSGTLAIASTGSLAAGSAVTITGGMLNGAGTIGGPVMVNSGGTLAGNLTLSNSVGVNASGTIAPGISGTAGTLRVGSLTLDGGSSIDWKVTNAAGTAGSGYDTIAAAGAVSVDSSATTTPINIDVSILDPNFNGVSPQSFQLVSATTAPNTPLLPLGRSLSSLFNAFTGANLFGTFNVTASGNNLLLNYTPSSQPNSLTWVGGAGTWQAAGASGDTSWSGQNWNSADIAEFAGGTAGGTTGGTVTLGANTSTPLLQFDATGYTISGGANNYTLSDAAADSFLRVQVTSATSTATIGAGIVSPLDKYGAGTLILSGGNNTFGASSQLTVYAGTIRGGSTSVNAASIANYGTLIFDQNSISGGSYNGTISGSGSVSIQNSSSPSVPQTIMLNGMNSYTGGTTIGKAMTLAIAGNSNFGGSSAGITFDGGTLQTTASNGITIGGYVNVTANGGTIIDGGAGSTNIFTAGANLQPSSTLAMNGAGTLQIKSNGWTGSGALAINSGELLVGDESDPNSNPSGFLGGNSISMGNNTNLTIAAGTVSTASITPPKLTLNGSVTLSLFNTGGLSGAGPLDPTLNSITMVNPVNDSATITIAGSGTALAGSSTVTLGNTTFATAPGGVTLQTVAGGGTSGYSTGLTFGAVTDNGDSLTFLGQGNNAQNVLPGTGVQFNGVVGGSSPTMTGSWTIGDPNDTNGQIVVVAVQKVSNAQLAITTGNITVNPGSQLQITPATGTYGPSSGTQTITLYGSGPDNTTGTAQGVLNIAGKSVVTFNSSVTVALASSPNPELAGHVEIVLQDGSSTQNTILTFSGPLIGSANLDLQAQESGSDLGVLDSIVNFNSTSNNLTGGTTLKGGELNVGYLSSIGTGSLTMGQTTTHDTTLVLNSSQQIGNLTSTYGGGSLPVTQIIQLNNTTVGNSVVPTVLTINETSTSGNADYGSNSSDGAFQPGSTSTITGTGSIVFAGKSAAAQLTLSDLNTYTGSTTISGGILSVTTMANGGSPSGIGQSTNAATNLVINGGSLQYSNQATPAAATSTDRLFTIGAAGATLDASGASGDSITWTGNGTGSANAVAFASSNAPATLTLTGSSTDENVFAPSIGNPGAGANITSLVKSGKGAWALTGANTYSGGTTVNGGTLELDFTAVGAPATNIIAGASSLVLGGGSFSVNGASSATTSQTVASLAVDAGASSVQAVSSGTGTTNLTIASGTIARSVGGTIHFSLPTTGSIAFGSAPPLVGGIIGGWATASGSSWATLSGNNVVALTTFTSDTWAAGNNTTTTTNDTPAPDATTNSLQFNSLTASTSITLSDTAGKTNVITTGGLLVTSAVAANTATISGGNLTSGNGSDLIVIQNNPTTPIVISSTIVDNGSTSISLTKSGQGTLVIGSAGSGSNTFSGNVYLIEGQLELAGGTTGTAIPNSATIVFGGNDSGNAATLDLNGVSTTIAGLSTPSSTTGKPTVEAADPTTGSSATLTLTGSGVNNFAGVLADGGGQLSLTLANSFSGTQTLSKADSYSGATTVNGGTLQLASGSALGNSTNLTVAGGGTLDLDGQSINSTPSLYLTISGNGVAPTIGALTNSNTAGTATFPGNMSSTGTIAIGGAGNIDLTGIIQSGALSVVGTGTVNLSGSNSYSGTTTVNSGTLQLGNASALGQNSTITVASNAVLDLNGFSVAGNPNLLVAGTGISSGGALINSNAGAAASFAGTINATGNNSFSLGGAGNITLVGAIGNSSDTGTLTKVGAGEVTLDDANSYSGATTVSAGTLQLGNAASLGTTSSITVSSGATLDLNGITLPGTIPLTLAGSGASNYGNLINSSATAVSYRGAINGGTTKSNIAVGGGGNITLSGTIGNPSDNGTFTKNGDDTVDIANPVTDSGVATINAGILGVASLANGGTASGIGSSTDAAANLVINGGTLQYVGTTIATTNRLFTVGPLGATLDASGSLAADAVTWNGFGSGSANAIAFSSTSATATLTLTGTNTGANAFYPIISDSGGAQPGSDLTSLVKSGPGTWDLYGTNTYSAGTTITGGTLTVESGSSLGSSAGPLAISAASGTTSVLNLGGSQAVTSLSGGGAGAVTINFISGVTLSDTQSATTSFAGSMTGNGGFNYSGAGTLNLTGPNSYSGTTTVSNGSVVASGIGTIGTGPLAISSVNGPSPIVSLANGQSVSSLTTTETATQGGTPGTTNLLIGSGATLIAATFNNTGALNVGAAGTPAGTVVVNGASTLNNGDIAVNSGTLQFNNTTTTAATVGTAVTVTIAAPATLQLAGTMSALSGGGNSANIINNGSIASGGGLSVTGINQTVGTVSGTAATSGGATTYGGDTVVGSGATLSATQILQNSLAIDAGASLTILPSGSPGQGAVLTGGNPSAAVASNAAMPSSNIAGDTAAPQVAVSASDPFAAIQSAIAAESITAATGQALESRIAAIERLASMNPGLNASLMESRLLALLPATTDLSNASFTSPADDSASLLAADSSAIGSSSSPAVVAGAAFLPAGGSNGGVAEVPEPSSLLLAGLGSIALMALAMRRRLAISRC